The Harpia harpyja isolate bHarHar1 chromosome 13, bHarHar1 primary haplotype, whole genome shotgun sequence genome contains a region encoding:
- the PTK7 gene encoding inactive tyrosine-protein kinase 7 isoform X2, giving the protein MAAVRALLVLAVGTRAMILFTKEPYSQDALHGRSAILRCEVEDPADVEFEWLQNGLPVRDTEQRFKEGSNLQFAAVDRHRDAGDFQCVARNLLTGEEARTTNASFNIKWIETGSVVLKQPASVAEIQPSSAVVLRCHIDGHPRPTWQWFRDGTPLPNGRSTYSVSNKERTLTLQSASPDDNGLYYCCARSAVGFVCSQNNFTLNIIDESFPQAVIVPQDLIVTKNEEAMFDCQFAAVPPPTQEWLFEDSPITNRSKTTVFANGSLLITQVRARSTGVYKCVGRGQRGKALVLKATLRLAEIEEMAPFSPKVLTANQGHRVACVAPRGVPTPQVWWERNQERVPTAGRVHQEAEQLVFTSITETDAGTYTCHAANKAGEKKQELSITVATVPKWVEMPKDSQLEESKPGYLHCLSKASLKPTVTWYRNGVSISEDSRFEISENGTLRINNVEVYDGTMYKCVSSTPAGSIEGYARVHVLEKLKFTPPPQPLQCMEFDKEVTVSCSATGREKPTIQWTKTDGSSLPSHVSHNAGILSFHKVSRSDSGNYTCIASNSPQGEIRATVQLVVAVYVTFKLEPEPTTVYQGHTAMFQCQAEGDPVPHIQWKGKDKILDPGKLLPRIQIMPNGSLVIYDVTTEDSGKYTCIAGNSCNIKHREAFLYVVDKPAAEEDEGPGSHTPYKMIQTIGLSVGAAVAYIIIVLGLMFYCKKRRKAKRLKKHPEGEEPEMECLNGGTLLQNGQMTAEIQEEVALTNLGSSSGASKRHSAADKMHFPRSNLQTITTLGRGEFGEVFLAKAKGAEDGEGEALVLVKSLQTRDEQLQLDFRREAEMFGKLNHSNVVRLLGLCREAEPHYMVLEYVDLGDLKQFLRISKSKDESLKPQPLTTKHKVSLCTQVALGMEHLSNGRFVHRDLAARNCLVSAQRQVKVSSLSLSKDVYNSEYYHFRQAWIPLRWMPPEAVLEDEFSTKSDVWSFGVLMWEVFTHGEMPYTPLADDEVLAGLQSGKTKLPQPEGCPSRLAKLMQRCWAPSPKDRPSFSELATALGDSPADSKA; this is encoded by the exons ctGTGGGGACTCGGGCAATGATCCTTTTCACCAAGGAGCCGTACTCCCAGGATGCCCTGCACGGCCGCAGCGCCATTCTCCGCTGCGAGGTGGAGGATCCAGCAGATGTGGAGTTTGAATGGCTGCAGAACGGGCTCCCCGTTCGGGACACGGAGCAGCGCTTCAAGGAAGGCAGCAACCTCCAGTTTGCCGCCGTCGATCGGCACCGGGATGCCGGGGATTTCCAGTGCGTGGCGAGGAACTTGCTCACTGGGGAGGAGGCTCGCACAACCAACGCATCTTTCAATATCAAGT GGATTGAGACAGGCAGCGTGGTGCTGAAGCAGCCGGCCAGCGTAGCTGAGATCCAGCCCTCCTCCGCAGTGGTGCTGCGGTGTCACATCGATGGCCACCCGCG CCCCACGTGGCAGTGGTTTCGGGACGGTACGCCTCTCCCCAACGGCCGCAGCACCTATTCCGTCAGCAACAAGGAGCGAACGCTGACCCTGCAGAGTGCCAGCCCCGACGACAACGGTCTCTACTACTGCTGCGCCCGCAGTGCCGTCGGCTTCGTCTGCAGCCAGAACAACTTCACGCTGAATATCATCG ACGAGAGCTTTCCTCAGGCGGTGATCGTCCCGCAGGACCTCATCGTGACCAAGAACGAAGAGGCCATGTTCGACTGCCAGTTTGCAGCCGTGCCCCCTCCCACGCAGGAGTGGCTCTTTGAAGACAGCCCCATCACCAACAGATCCAA GACCACCGTGTTCGCCAACGGCTCCCTGCTGATCACCCAGGTGAGGGCTCGCAGCACCGGTGTCTATAAGTGCGTTGGCCGTGGGCAGAGGGGGAAAGCTCTGGTGCTGAAGGCGACTCTGCGGCTAGCAG AGATCGAAGAAATGGCACCCTTCTCCCCGAAGGTGTTGACGGCGAACCAGGGGCACCGCGTGGCCTGCGTTGCCCCGCGAGGCGTACCCACCCCCCAAGTGTGGTGGGAGAGGAACCAGGAACGAGTTCCCACTGCTGGCAGGGTGCACCAAGAGGCAGAGCAGCTCGTTTTCACCAGTATCACCGAGACGGATGCGGGGACCTACACCTGCCACGCTGCCAACAAGGCTGGAGAGAAGAAACAGGAACTGAGCATCACCGTGGCTA CGGTACCCAAATGGGTGGAGATGCCCAAGGACAGCCAGCTGGAGGAGAGCAAGCCAGGATACCTGCACTGCCTCAGCAAGGCCTCCCTGAAACCCACCGTCACCTGGTACCGCAACGGCGTCTCCATCTCTGAG GACTCACGGTTTGAGATCTCCGAGAATGGGACGCTGCGCATCAACAACGTGGAGGTGTACGATGGGACCATGTACAAGTGCGTGAGCAGCACGCCAGCAGGCAGCATCGAGGGATACGCACGGGTGCACGTGCTAG AGAAGCTGAAGTTCACCCCGCCGCCCCAGCCGCTGCAGTGCATGGAGTTTGATAAGGAGGTTACAGTGTCCTGCTCAGCCACCGGCCGGGAAAAACCCACCATCCAGTGGACTAAAACGG ACGGGAGCAGCCTGCCGTCCCACGTCAGTCACAATGCCGGCATCTTGTCCTTCCACAAGGTGAGCAGGAGCGACTCGGGGAACTACACGTGCATCGCCTCCAACAGCCCGCAAGGCGAGATCCGTGCCACCGTGCAGCTCGTGGTCGCAG TTTACGTCACCTTCAAGCTAGAGCCAGAGCCCACGACGGTGTACCAGGGGCACACAGCCATGTTCCAGTGCCAGGCAGAGGGGGACCCCGTGCCGCACATCCAGTGGAAAGGGAAGGACAAGATTTTGGATCCCGGCAAGCTGCTGCCCAG GATTCAGATCATGCCCAATGGCTCCCTGGTGATTTACGACGTCACCACCGAGGACTCTGGAAAATACACCTGTATCGCCGGCAACAGCTGCAACATCAAGCACCGCGAGGCCTTCCTATACGTCGTAG ACAAGCCGGCAGCGGAAGAGGATGAGGGACCTGGCAGCCACACACCCTACAAGATGATCCAGACCATTGGGCTTTCGGTGGGGGCGGCTGTTGCCTACATCATTATCGTGCTGGGGCTGATGTTCTACTGTAAGAAGCGGAGAAAAGCCAAGAGGCTGAAGAAGCACCCGGAGGGCGAGGAGCCTGAAATGGAGTGTCTGAATG GTGGTACTTTGCTGCAGAACGGGCAGATGACAGCAGAGATCCAGGAAGAAGTGGCCTTGACCAacctgggcagcagctctggggccAGCAAGCGGCACAGCGCTGCCGACAAGATGCACTTTCCACGTTCCAACCTGCAGACAATCACAACCCTGG GCCGGGGGGAGTTTGGTGAAGTGTTCCTGGCCAAGGCAAAAGGTGCAGAGGATGGCGAGGGTGAAGCACTGGTCCTGGTGAAGAGCTTGCAGACGAGGGatgagcagctgcagctggatTTCCGAAGAGAGGCCGAGATGTTTGGCAAGCTGAACCACTCCAACGTGGTgcggctgctggggctgtgccgtGAGGCAGAGCCCCACTACATGGTCCTGGAGTATGTGGACTTG GGGGACCTGAAGCAGTTCCTGAGGATCTCCAAGAGCAAGGATGAGTCTCTGAAGCCGCAGCCCCTCACTACCAAACATAAG GTGTCTCTCTGCACACAGGTGGCCCTGGGCATGGAGCATCTCTCCAACGGCAGGTTCGTGCACCGGGATTTGGCAGCCAGGAACTGCCTGGTCAGTGCCCAGCGGCAGGTCAAGGTCTCATCCCTGAGCCTCAGCAAAGACGTGTACAACAG CGAGTACTACCACTTTCGCCAAGCCTGGATCCCGCTGCGCTGGATGCCACCCGAAGCCGTGCTGGAGGACGAGTTCTCCACCAAGTCAGACGTGTGGTCCTTCGGGGTGCTCATGTGGGAGGTCTTCACGCACGGGGAGATGCCCTACACCCCGCTGGCAGACGATGAGGTCCTAGCAG GTCTGCAGTCAGGAAAGACGAAGCTCCCGCAGCCCGAGGGTTGCCCTTCCCGCCTCGCCAAGCTGATGCAGCGCTGTTGGGCCCCCAGCCCTAAGGATCGACCCTCCTTCAGCGAGCTCGCCACCGCCCTTGGGGACAGCCCGGCCGACAGCAAAGCCTGA
- the PTK7 gene encoding inactive tyrosine-protein kinase 7 isoform X1, which yields MAAVRALLVLAVGTRAMILFTKEPYSQDALHGRSAILRCEVEDPADVEFEWLQNGLPVRDTEQRFKEGSNLQFAAVDRHRDAGDFQCVARNLLTGEEARTTNASFNIKCCLYLLMSPRLSEMLSPATFPICIYETGMLLHQVCPEHCRSFQSPSYPSENSYTGQRGVFAGIETGSVVLKQPASVAEIQPSSAVVLRCHIDGHPRPTWQWFRDGTPLPNGRSTYSVSNKERTLTLQSASPDDNGLYYCCARSAVGFVCSQNNFTLNIIDESFPQAVIVPQDLIVTKNEEAMFDCQFAAVPPPTQEWLFEDSPITNRSKTTVFANGSLLITQVRARSTGVYKCVGRGQRGKALVLKATLRLAEIEEMAPFSPKVLTANQGHRVACVAPRGVPTPQVWWERNQERVPTAGRVHQEAEQLVFTSITETDAGTYTCHAANKAGEKKQELSITVATVPKWVEMPKDSQLEESKPGYLHCLSKASLKPTVTWYRNGVSISEDSRFEISENGTLRINNVEVYDGTMYKCVSSTPAGSIEGYARVHVLEKLKFTPPPQPLQCMEFDKEVTVSCSATGREKPTIQWTKTDGSSLPSHVSHNAGILSFHKVSRSDSGNYTCIASNSPQGEIRATVQLVVAVYVTFKLEPEPTTVYQGHTAMFQCQAEGDPVPHIQWKGKDKILDPGKLLPRIQIMPNGSLVIYDVTTEDSGKYTCIAGNSCNIKHREAFLYVVDKPAAEEDEGPGSHTPYKMIQTIGLSVGAAVAYIIIVLGLMFYCKKRRKAKRLKKHPEGEEPEMECLNGGTLLQNGQMTAEIQEEVALTNLGSSSGASKRHSAADKMHFPRSNLQTITTLGRGEFGEVFLAKAKGAEDGEGEALVLVKSLQTRDEQLQLDFRREAEMFGKLNHSNVVRLLGLCREAEPHYMVLEYVDLGDLKQFLRISKSKDESLKPQPLTTKHKVSLCTQVALGMEHLSNGRFVHRDLAARNCLVSAQRQVKVSSLSLSKDVYNSEYYHFRQAWIPLRWMPPEAVLEDEFSTKSDVWSFGVLMWEVFTHGEMPYTPLADDEVLAGLQSGKTKLPQPEGCPSRLAKLMQRCWAPSPKDRPSFSELATALGDSPADSKA from the exons ctGTGGGGACTCGGGCAATGATCCTTTTCACCAAGGAGCCGTACTCCCAGGATGCCCTGCACGGCCGCAGCGCCATTCTCCGCTGCGAGGTGGAGGATCCAGCAGATGTGGAGTTTGAATGGCTGCAGAACGGGCTCCCCGTTCGGGACACGGAGCAGCGCTTCAAGGAAGGCAGCAACCTCCAGTTTGCCGCCGTCGATCGGCACCGGGATGCCGGGGATTTCCAGTGCGTGGCGAGGAACTTGCTCACTGGGGAGGAGGCTCGCACAACCAACGCATCTTTCAATATCAAGT GCTGCTTGTATCTTCTGATGTCCCCAAGGCTGTCGGAGATGCTTTCTCCTGCCACCTTCCCCATTTGTATATATGAAACGGGGATGTTACTGCACCAAGTGTGTCCTGAGCACTGCAGATCCTTTCAGAGCCCCTCTTATCCCTCAGAGAACAGCTACACGGGGCAACGTGGGGTGTTTGCAG GGATTGAGACAGGCAGCGTGGTGCTGAAGCAGCCGGCCAGCGTAGCTGAGATCCAGCCCTCCTCCGCAGTGGTGCTGCGGTGTCACATCGATGGCCACCCGCG CCCCACGTGGCAGTGGTTTCGGGACGGTACGCCTCTCCCCAACGGCCGCAGCACCTATTCCGTCAGCAACAAGGAGCGAACGCTGACCCTGCAGAGTGCCAGCCCCGACGACAACGGTCTCTACTACTGCTGCGCCCGCAGTGCCGTCGGCTTCGTCTGCAGCCAGAACAACTTCACGCTGAATATCATCG ACGAGAGCTTTCCTCAGGCGGTGATCGTCCCGCAGGACCTCATCGTGACCAAGAACGAAGAGGCCATGTTCGACTGCCAGTTTGCAGCCGTGCCCCCTCCCACGCAGGAGTGGCTCTTTGAAGACAGCCCCATCACCAACAGATCCAA GACCACCGTGTTCGCCAACGGCTCCCTGCTGATCACCCAGGTGAGGGCTCGCAGCACCGGTGTCTATAAGTGCGTTGGCCGTGGGCAGAGGGGGAAAGCTCTGGTGCTGAAGGCGACTCTGCGGCTAGCAG AGATCGAAGAAATGGCACCCTTCTCCCCGAAGGTGTTGACGGCGAACCAGGGGCACCGCGTGGCCTGCGTTGCCCCGCGAGGCGTACCCACCCCCCAAGTGTGGTGGGAGAGGAACCAGGAACGAGTTCCCACTGCTGGCAGGGTGCACCAAGAGGCAGAGCAGCTCGTTTTCACCAGTATCACCGAGACGGATGCGGGGACCTACACCTGCCACGCTGCCAACAAGGCTGGAGAGAAGAAACAGGAACTGAGCATCACCGTGGCTA CGGTACCCAAATGGGTGGAGATGCCCAAGGACAGCCAGCTGGAGGAGAGCAAGCCAGGATACCTGCACTGCCTCAGCAAGGCCTCCCTGAAACCCACCGTCACCTGGTACCGCAACGGCGTCTCCATCTCTGAG GACTCACGGTTTGAGATCTCCGAGAATGGGACGCTGCGCATCAACAACGTGGAGGTGTACGATGGGACCATGTACAAGTGCGTGAGCAGCACGCCAGCAGGCAGCATCGAGGGATACGCACGGGTGCACGTGCTAG AGAAGCTGAAGTTCACCCCGCCGCCCCAGCCGCTGCAGTGCATGGAGTTTGATAAGGAGGTTACAGTGTCCTGCTCAGCCACCGGCCGGGAAAAACCCACCATCCAGTGGACTAAAACGG ACGGGAGCAGCCTGCCGTCCCACGTCAGTCACAATGCCGGCATCTTGTCCTTCCACAAGGTGAGCAGGAGCGACTCGGGGAACTACACGTGCATCGCCTCCAACAGCCCGCAAGGCGAGATCCGTGCCACCGTGCAGCTCGTGGTCGCAG TTTACGTCACCTTCAAGCTAGAGCCAGAGCCCACGACGGTGTACCAGGGGCACACAGCCATGTTCCAGTGCCAGGCAGAGGGGGACCCCGTGCCGCACATCCAGTGGAAAGGGAAGGACAAGATTTTGGATCCCGGCAAGCTGCTGCCCAG GATTCAGATCATGCCCAATGGCTCCCTGGTGATTTACGACGTCACCACCGAGGACTCTGGAAAATACACCTGTATCGCCGGCAACAGCTGCAACATCAAGCACCGCGAGGCCTTCCTATACGTCGTAG ACAAGCCGGCAGCGGAAGAGGATGAGGGACCTGGCAGCCACACACCCTACAAGATGATCCAGACCATTGGGCTTTCGGTGGGGGCGGCTGTTGCCTACATCATTATCGTGCTGGGGCTGATGTTCTACTGTAAGAAGCGGAGAAAAGCCAAGAGGCTGAAGAAGCACCCGGAGGGCGAGGAGCCTGAAATGGAGTGTCTGAATG GTGGTACTTTGCTGCAGAACGGGCAGATGACAGCAGAGATCCAGGAAGAAGTGGCCTTGACCAacctgggcagcagctctggggccAGCAAGCGGCACAGCGCTGCCGACAAGATGCACTTTCCACGTTCCAACCTGCAGACAATCACAACCCTGG GCCGGGGGGAGTTTGGTGAAGTGTTCCTGGCCAAGGCAAAAGGTGCAGAGGATGGCGAGGGTGAAGCACTGGTCCTGGTGAAGAGCTTGCAGACGAGGGatgagcagctgcagctggatTTCCGAAGAGAGGCCGAGATGTTTGGCAAGCTGAACCACTCCAACGTGGTgcggctgctggggctgtgccgtGAGGCAGAGCCCCACTACATGGTCCTGGAGTATGTGGACTTG GGGGACCTGAAGCAGTTCCTGAGGATCTCCAAGAGCAAGGATGAGTCTCTGAAGCCGCAGCCCCTCACTACCAAACATAAG GTGTCTCTCTGCACACAGGTGGCCCTGGGCATGGAGCATCTCTCCAACGGCAGGTTCGTGCACCGGGATTTGGCAGCCAGGAACTGCCTGGTCAGTGCCCAGCGGCAGGTCAAGGTCTCATCCCTGAGCCTCAGCAAAGACGTGTACAACAG CGAGTACTACCACTTTCGCCAAGCCTGGATCCCGCTGCGCTGGATGCCACCCGAAGCCGTGCTGGAGGACGAGTTCTCCACCAAGTCAGACGTGTGGTCCTTCGGGGTGCTCATGTGGGAGGTCTTCACGCACGGGGAGATGCCCTACACCCCGCTGGCAGACGATGAGGTCCTAGCAG GTCTGCAGTCAGGAAAGACGAAGCTCCCGCAGCCCGAGGGTTGCCCTTCCCGCCTCGCCAAGCTGATGCAGCGCTGTTGGGCCCCCAGCCCTAAGGATCGACCCTCCTTCAGCGAGCTCGCCACCGCCCTTGGGGACAGCCCGGCCGACAGCAAAGCCTGA